A stretch of DNA from Candidatus Pseudomonas phytovorans:
CCTGGTGGGCCACGAGCCGGCTGGCGAGCCGTTGAGCAAACTGTTTGCCGAGCCGAACCTGGCGCAGAACCTGATCGACAAGGGCTTTCGCCTGCCCATGTGCGAGGTGAGCTTTCAGGACCAGTCCCTGCTGCTGGAGGCCACGCCCATCAGCGGCGGCGCCGAAGGCCTGGTAGGGGGCTTGCTGACCCTGTATCCACCCAGTCGCATCGGCGAGCGCCTGGCTTCGCTGCTGCATGACAACGGTGAGGGGCTGGTGGCATTGCTGGGGGAATCGGCCGCGCTGCAGGCGCTCAAGGCGCGCTTGCACAAAGTTGCAAGCCTGGAGGCGCCGCTGCTGATCCAGGGCGAAACCGGAACGGGTAAGGAGCTGGTGGCCCGTGCCTGCCATGCGCTAAGTGCCCGGCGCGATACCTCCTTCCTGGCGCTGAACTGTGCGGCGCTGCCCGAAAGCCTGGCCGAAAGCGAGCTGTTCGGCTACGCCGCTGGGGCCTTTACCGGCGCCCAGCGCGGTGGCAAGCCGGGCCTGTTGGAGCTGGCCGATGGCGGTACGGTGTTTCTCGATGAAGTGGGCGAGATGTCGCCCTACCTGCAGGCCAAGCTGCTGCGCTTTCTCAACGACGGCAGTTTTCGCCGGGTGGGGGGCGGCAACGAGGTGCGGGTGAATGTGCGGGTGGTCTGTGCCACCCACCGCAACCTGGAAAACATGGTGATGGAGGGCAGTTTTCGCGAAGACCTGTATTACCGGCTTAACGTGCTCAACCTGAAGGTGCCGCCCCTTCGCGAGCGCGGCAAGGACATTCTGCTGCTGGCCGAACACTTCCTGCGCCAGGCCTGCACGCAGGTACAGCGATCGCCGTGCCGCCTGGCGCTGGCCACCCATCCGCTGCTGCTGGGCAATCGCTGGTCAGGCAATGTGCGCCAGTTGCAGAACGTGATTTTCCGCGCTGCGGCGATCAGCGAAGGTGAGGTAATCGACTGCGATGACCTGGAATTGGCCGGCACTGCGTTGAATAGCCAGCAAGCCGAAGGCGTGGAAATCGTCAGCCTGGAGGCGGCCGTGCAGAGCTTTGAAAAGGCCTTGCTGGAAAAGTTGTACGAGAGCTACCCCTCGACCCGGCAACTGGCCGTGCGCCTGCAGACTTCCCATACGGCCATCGGTCAGCGCCTGCGCAAATACGGCATCGCCAGCCGGGTCTCGTAGCGGACCCGGTTTGAATACGCTCCACTGGAGTGATTGCGCTCCGTCTTGCTGTGGCGCCCGCATTCAGTGGCCGACCCCACAAGCTGTGATCGCCGGACGCTGGGGGTGGAGCGGATACGCTCCGGCGCAGTTCCTTCGAAGTGAGCGATAGTTGTACGTAAGATACTGATAAATATAGAGAAAATAGAGTTGGCATCGCGATTGCTCTTGTACTTGGCAGTCCCGCGCAGGGACCCACCCGATAACAAGAGAGGAAATTCCATGAGCACTCTGCGTTTTACGCCCGAACACGAATGGCTGCGTCTGGAAGCGACCGGTGAGCTGACCGTCGGCATCACCAGCTATGCCCAGCAGGCCTTGGGTGACGTGGTGTTTGTGCAACTGCCGGAGCCTGGAGAATACGGGGAGGGCAACGAAGTGGCGGTGCTCGAGTCGGTAAAAGCCGCCAGCAACATCACCATGCCCGTGAAAGGCACGGTGGTGGCAGTCAACCAGGCACTGGCCGACGACCCAGAGCTGATCAACGCCTCGCCGATGGAGGACGGCTGGTTCTTCCGTATCCAGGCCAGCAATCTTGCCGACCTCGACACCCTGATGGACCAGGACGGTTACGACCGTTTCCTGGCCGAACACGCCTGAACCGGGGTGGCAGCCATGAACAAACCGTATATCCCGCTGGGCACCCTTGATGAGTTCGTCGCCCGTCATATTGGCCCGCGCGAAGGCGATATCGAGGCCATGCTGGCGCTGACCGGCCATGATTCGCTCGATGCGCTGATCGACAGCGTCATCCCCGCCAGTATCAAGGGCAGCAGTGTACTCGAGCTGACCCCGGGGCAGGGCGAAGCAGAGGCTCTGGCCACACTGAAGGTGATTGCCGCGCGCAATCAGCTGTATCGCAACCACATCGGCCAAGGCTATTACCCTTGCCATACCCCGCCCCCAATCCTGCGCAACCTGCTGGAGAACCCGGCCTGGTACACCGCGTACACGCCGTACCAGCCCGAGATTTCCCAAGGCCGCCTGGAAGCGCTGCTGAACTTCCAGACCCTGGTCAGCGACCTGACCGGTATGCAAATCGCCAACGCCTCGTTGCTCGATGAAGCCACCGCTGCCGCCGAGGCCATGACCTTCTGCAAGCGCCTGGCGAAGAACAAAGCCCCGGCGTTCTTTGCTTCCCGTCATTGCCATCCGCAAACCCTCGACGTGTTGTGTACCCGTGCGCGGCCATTGGGTATCGAGGTGGTCATCGGGGATGAGGCGACGCTGGGTGGCCAGCCCCTGGACGGCTATTTCGGCCTGTTGTTGCAGTACCCGGCCAGTACCGGTGAAATCGTCGATCACCGCGCCTTGGTGCAATGCGCCCATGCAGCCGGTGCGCTGGTTTCAGTATCCGCAGACCTGCTGGCCCTGACTTTGCTGGCGCCACCGGGGGAGTGGGGGGCCGATGTGGTCATTGGCAGCGCCCAGCGCTTTGGGGTGCCACTGGGTTTCGGCGGCCCGCATGCGGCGTACTTTGCCACCCGCGACGCATTCAAGCGCGACATGCCCGGCCGTCTGGTCGGTGTGTCCATCGACCGCTTCGGCAAACCGGCACTGCGCCTGGCCATGCAGACGCGCGAGCAGCATATCCGCCGCGAGAAAGCCACCAGCAACATCTGCACCGCGCAGGTGCTGCTGGCCAACATTGCCAGCATGTACGCGGTTTACCACGGCCCCCAAGGCCTGGCACAGATCGCCCGGCGGGTGCACCGCCTGACGGCGATTCTGGTGCAGGGGTTGCGCCAACTCGGGCATCAGGTCGAACAGGCACACTTCTTCGACACCTTCAGCGTGCTGACCACCCGGCCGGTGGCCGATGTGCTGGCTGCGGCCAACGCTGCCCGGTTGAACCTGCGCCTGATCGACGACGTGCGGGTTGGTGTGGCGCTGGATGAAACCTGCGAGCAGGAGAGCGTCGAGGCCCTGTGGCAGGTGTTCGCCGCCGCCGGGCAGGCGCTCCCGGACTTCGCTGCTTTGGCTGTCGACGGTGCCGACTGCCTGCCGCGGGTGCTGCTGCGTGACACGCCTTTCCTGCAGCACCCGGTGTTCAATCGTTACCACTCTGAAACCGAACTGATGCGCTACCTGCGTCGCCTTGGCGATAAGGACCTGGCCCTGGACCGCAGCATGATTGCCTTGGGCTCTTGCACCATGAAGCTGAACGCCGCCAGCGAGATGATCCCGATCACCTGGCCCGAGTTCGGCGCCCTGCATCCGTTCGCCCCGGCCGGCCAATCGCTGGGCTACCGGCAGCTGACCGACGAGCTGGAGGCCATGCTGTGCGCGGCCACCGGGTATGACGCCATGTCGTTGCAGCCCAACGCCGGGTCCCAGGGCGAGTACGCCGGGCTGCTGGCCATTCGCGCCTACCACGCCAGCCGTGGCGAGGCCGGGCGTGATGTGTGCCTGATCCCGTCGTCGGCCCATGGCACCAACCCGGCGACGGCGCAGATGGCCGGCATGCAGGTGGTAGTAATCAACTGCGATGAGCGCGGCAATGTCGATGTGGCCGACTTGCAGCAAAAGGCCGAGCAACACAAGGCCAACCTGGCGGCCTTGATGATTACCTACCCTTCGACCCACGGAGTATTCGAAGACGGCATCACCCGTATCTGCGAGATCATTCATGAGTGTGGCGGCCAGGTGTACCTGGACGGCGCCAACATGAACGCCATGGTCGGGCTGTGTGCGCCCGGCAAGTTCGGTGGCGATGTCTCGCACCTGAACCTGCACAAGACCTTCTGCATTCCCCACGGTGGTGGTGGCCCCGGGGTCGGCCCGATCGGGGTCAAGGCGCACTTGGCGCCGTTCCTGCCGGGGCACGGCCACCTGCCGAAGCAGCAGGGTGCGGTCAGTGCGGCGCCGTACGGCAGTGCCAGTATCTTGCCGATCACCTGGATGTACATCCGCATGATGGGCGGGGCAGGGCTCAAACGTGCCTCGCAGCTGGCGATCCTTAGTGCCAACTACGTTGCCCGCCGGCTAGAGGAACACTACCCGGTGCTGTACACCGGAGAGAACGGCCTGGTGGCCCACGAGTGCATTCTTGACCTGCGCCCGCTCAAGGACAGCAGCGGCATTGGGGTTGAGGATGTGGCCAAACGGCTGATCGACTTTGGCTTTCATGCCCCGACCATGTCGTTCCCGGTGGCCGGCACGCTGATGGTCGAGCCGACCGAAAGCGAGTCCAAAGAGGAACTGGACCGCTTCTGCGCCGCGATGATCTGCATCCGCGAAGAAATCCGCGCGGTGGAAAACGGCACAGTGGACAAGCTCGACAACCCGTTGAAGAACGCCCCGCACACCGCCCGCGAACTGGTCGGTGACTGGGCCCACAGCTATAGCCGGGAACTGGCGGTGTACCCGCTGGGCGACCTGCGCGAAAGCAAGTACTGGCCGCCGGTGGGGCGCGTGGACAACGTCTATGGCGACCGCAACCTGGCCTGCGCCTGTCCGCCGCTGTCGAGCTATCAAGACGCCTGACCCTGCAGGCCCGGAGCCGCTCCGGGCCATATTTGCCGACCGAACAATCAAGGAATCACACCCATGTTCCATAAAAGCCTGACCCTGTCCGATTTCGACCCTGCGCTGTTCGACGCCATTCGCCGCGAAGTGCAACGTCAGGAAGACCACATCGAGCTGATCGCCTCGGAAAACTACACCAGCCCGCAGGTGATGCAGGCCCAAGGTACCGAACTGACCAACAAGTACGCCGAAGGCTATCCAGGCAAGCGTTATTACGGTGGCTGCGAGCATGTCGACGTGGTCGAACAGTTGGCCATCGACCGTGCCAGGCAACTGTTCGGCGCAGGTTATGCCAACGTCCAGCCGCATTCTGGCTCCCAGGCCAACGCTGCGGTCTACCTGGCCTTGCTGCAAGCCGGAGACACCCTGCTGGGCATGAGCCTGGCTCACGGCGGCCACTTGACCCACGGTGCCAAGGTGTCGTCCTCGGGCAAACTGTACAACGCTGTGCAATATGGCATCGACGGCAACGGCCTGATCGACTACGACGAAGTCGAGCGCCTGGCCGTCGAGCACCAGCCGAAGATGATCGTGGCGGGCTTCTCGGCCTACTCGAAAACCCTCGACTTCCCGCGTTTTCGGCATATCGCCGACAAGGTCGGGGCCTATCTGTTCGTCGACATGGCCCACGTCGCCGGGCTGGTGGCGGCGGGCCTGTATCCCAACCCGCTGCCGTATGCCGACGTGGTCACCACCACTACTCACAAGACCCTGCGTGGGCCACGTGGTGGCCTGATTCTGGCCAAAGCGGACCCGGAGCTTGAGAAAAAGCTCAATTCGGCGGTGTTCCCAGGCGGGCAGGGCGGGCCGCTGATGCACGTGATCGCCGCCAAGGCGGTGTGCCTCAAGGAGGCTTTGGAGCCAGGCTTCAAGGACTACCAGCGCCAGGTCATCAGCAATGCCCAGGCCATGGCTCAGGTGTTCATGCAGCGGGGCTTCGACGTGGTTTCAGGTGGCACCGACAACCACCTGTTCCTGGTCAGCCTGATCCGCCAGGGTATTACCGGCAAGGACGCCGACGCCGCGCTGGGACGTGCGCACATCACGGTGAACAAGAACACCGTGCCCAATGACCCGCAATCGCCGTTCGTGACCTCGGGCCTGCGCATCGGCACCCCGGCGGTGACGACCCGTGGTTTCAAGCAAGCGCAGTGCCGCGCCCTGGCGAGCTGGATCTGCGACATTCTTGACCACCTCGGTGATGCTGACGTTGAGGCCCATGTGGCGAGCCAGGTCTCTGAGTTGTGCAAGCTGTTCCCGGTCTATTCCGCCTAGCCAATGGGGCCGCTCTGCGGCCCTTCGCGGGCTTGCCCGCTCCCACAGGTGCTGCGCTGGACTCAGGTATTGCGCAACTCCTGTGGGAGCGGGCAAGCCCCCGTGATGCTGTCGGTCAATATCAGCGCAGAGCCAGGAGCCAGCCATGTCAACCGAACAACTGCACCAAACACCACCGCGACCGCAGCCTTTGCAGGCCGGGGTGAAACTGCGCGGCGCCGAGAAGGTGGCGCGTATCCCGGTAAAAATCCTGCCCACCGAGGATGTGCCACGCAAGCCCGACTGGATCCGCGTGGCGATTCCTACCACGCCCGAGGTAGCGCGGATCAAGGCGCTGTTGCGCAAGCACAAGCTGCACAGCGTGTGTGAGGAAGCTGCCTGCCCGAACCTGGGCGAGTGCTTCTCTGGCGGCACGGCGACGTTCATGATCATGGGCGACATCTGCACCCGGCGGTGCCCGTTCTGCGACGTCGGCCATGGTCGGCCCAGGCCGCTGGATGTCGACGAGCCAAACAACCTGGCCATCGCCATCGCAGACCTGGGCCTGAAGTACGTAGTGATTACTTCGGTGGACCGTGACGACCTGCGCGATGGCGGCGCCGGGCATTTTGCCGATTGCCTGCGCGAGATCCGCAGGCTGTCGCCGGGTATTCAGCTGGAAACCCTGGTGCCCGATTACCGCGGGCGCATGGATGTGGCACTGGCCATTACCGCGCAGGAGCCGCCAGACGTGTTCAACCACAACCTCGAAACCGTGCCGCGCCTCTACAAGGCGGCGCGGCCTGGCTCGGACTTCGAGTGGTCACTAGACCTGCTGGAGCGCTTCAAGCAGCAGGTACCGAGGGTACCGACCAAGTCCGGGCTAATGCTAGGCCTGGGCGAAACCGATGTGGAAGTGATCGAGGTGATGCAGCGCATGCGTGAGCATCAGGTCGACATGCTGACGTTGGGACAGTACTTACAGCCTTCGCGCAGTCATCTGCCGGTGCAGCGTTTCGTACACCCGGACACCTTCGCCTGGTTTGCCGAGCAGGGTTTGGCAATGGGATTCAGGAACGTGGCATCCGGGCCACTGGTGCGTTCGTCCTACCAGGCTGACCGGCAGGTGCAGTTTGTGCAACGTGTCGTTGCCGGTTGAGCGCTGTGCCCCGTTTTCGCTTTAAACATGGAGGTAACTCAAAGTTGGCATGAAAATCTCATGTGCAGCACTTGGCATACGATTTTCGTAACCTTGCATTCACCCTCCATGGACAAAAACAAAAGGGGGCTTACATGAGTTGTCTGATTTGCGCAGGGCAGGCGCAATCCGTCGAATGCACCCATGGATGGGAAGAGCGGCATTGTTCCCAGTGTGGGTGTTACCGAATGTCTCAAGCGCTCATCCTGGTGATGATGGAAGAGGGGCAGATTTTCGATACCGCGCGCATGCGGGAATGGCTCGCGGCTCGGCGTGTGCTGGTGCCTGTTCCTTCCATCGACCATACCCAGGCGATATTGGCGCGTTGAACGGGCGTTGCGGCAGGCATGGTGTACCTGGCTTGGTGGACTGCGGCATCATGGCGTGCCCGGCCATCAACGCACCCAGGAGACAATGATGATCAGAACTGGCGACCAACTGCCCGACGTTACGCTGTACGAGTACAACAACGACGAAGGCGCCTGCGCAATCGGCCCCAGTGCCTTTTCCATTCATGAGCGCTGCAAGCAGAAAAAAGTGGTGATTTTCGGTTTGCCTGGCGCGTTCACGCCTACCTGCTCCGAACGCCATGTCCCAGGTTATGTTGCGGCGGCGCAAGCGTTGTTCGCCGCTGGCGTTGACGAAATTCTCTGCGTTTCGGTGAACGATGCCTTTGTCATGAATGCCTGGGGCAACAGCCTGCAGGTGGGCGAAGCGGTCAGGATGATCGGCGATGGCAACGGTGAGTTCAGCGACGTACTGGGCCTGATCCAGGACCTGTCGGCGCGTGGATTGGGGCGCCGTTCGCTGCGTTACGCCATGGTCGTTGACGACCTGGTAGTCAAACATGTTGCTGTCGAGGCGCCTGGCAAGTTCGAGGTCAGTGATGCGGTGAGCGTGCTGGCTACGTTGCGTCAGCTTTAGCCGCCAGGCCCTTCAGTCGTGACTGTC
This window harbors:
- a CDS encoding sigma-54-dependent transcriptional regulator, which codes for MRIHVNFVDRVGITQEILSLLGARNLNLDAVEMIPPNVYIDAPTLSPVVLDELYAALLGVDGVQEVSLVDFLPGHRRRLQLEALLAAMSDPVLAVDPTGHVLLANPTLVSLVGHEPAGEPLSKLFAEPNLAQNLIDKGFRLPMCEVSFQDQSLLLEATPISGGAEGLVGGLLTLYPPSRIGERLASLLHDNGEGLVALLGESAALQALKARLHKVASLEAPLLIQGETGTGKELVARACHALSARRDTSFLALNCAALPESLAESELFGYAAGAFTGAQRGGKPGLLELADGGTVFLDEVGEMSPYLQAKLLRFLNDGSFRRVGGGNEVRVNVRVVCATHRNLENMVMEGSFREDLYYRLNVLNLKVPPLRERGKDILLLAEHFLRQACTQVQRSPCRLALATHPLLLGNRWSGNVRQLQNVIFRAAAISEGEVIDCDDLELAGTALNSQQAEGVEIVSLEAAVQSFEKALLEKLYESYPSTRQLAVRLQTSHTAIGQRLRKYGIASRVS
- the gcvH gene encoding glycine cleavage system protein GcvH; its protein translation is MSTLRFTPEHEWLRLEATGELTVGITSYAQQALGDVVFVQLPEPGEYGEGNEVAVLESVKAASNITMPVKGTVVAVNQALADDPELINASPMEDGWFFRIQASNLADLDTLMDQDGYDRFLAEHA
- a CDS encoding serine hydroxymethyltransferase; translation: MFHKSLTLSDFDPALFDAIRREVQRQEDHIELIASENYTSPQVMQAQGTELTNKYAEGYPGKRYYGGCEHVDVVEQLAIDRARQLFGAGYANVQPHSGSQANAAVYLALLQAGDTLLGMSLAHGGHLTHGAKVSSSGKLYNAVQYGIDGNGLIDYDEVERLAVEHQPKMIVAGFSAYSKTLDFPRFRHIADKVGAYLFVDMAHVAGLVAAGLYPNPLPYADVVTTTTHKTLRGPRGGLILAKADPELEKKLNSAVFPGGQGGPLMHVIAAKAVCLKEALEPGFKDYQRQVISNAQAMAQVFMQRGFDVVSGGTDNHLFLVSLIRQGITGKDADAALGRAHITVNKNTVPNDPQSPFVTSGLRIGTPAVTTRGFKQAQCRALASWICDILDHLGDADVEAHVASQVSELCKLFPVYSA
- the lipA gene encoding lipoyl synthase encodes the protein MSTEQLHQTPPRPQPLQAGVKLRGAEKVARIPVKILPTEDVPRKPDWIRVAIPTTPEVARIKALLRKHKLHSVCEEAACPNLGECFSGGTATFMIMGDICTRRCPFCDVGHGRPRPLDVDEPNNLAIAIADLGLKYVVITSVDRDDLRDGGAGHFADCLREIRRLSPGIQLETLVPDYRGRMDVALAITAQEPPDVFNHNLETVPRLYKAARPGSDFEWSLDLLERFKQQVPRVPTKSGLMLGLGETDVEVIEVMQRMREHQVDMLTLGQYLQPSRSHLPVQRFVHPDTFAWFAEQGLAMGFRNVASGPLVRSSYQADRQVQFVQRVVAG
- a CDS encoding peroxiredoxin; the protein is MIRTGDQLPDVTLYEYNNDEGACAIGPSAFSIHERCKQKKVVIFGLPGAFTPTCSERHVPGYVAAAQALFAAGVDEILCVSVNDAFVMNAWGNSLQVGEAVRMIGDGNGEFSDVLGLIQDLSARGLGRRSLRYAMVVDDLVVKHVAVEAPGKFEVSDAVSVLATLRQL
- the gcvP gene encoding aminomethyl-transferring glycine dehydrogenase, whose protein sequence is MNKPYIPLGTLDEFVARHIGPREGDIEAMLALTGHDSLDALIDSVIPASIKGSSVLELTPGQGEAEALATLKVIAARNQLYRNHIGQGYYPCHTPPPILRNLLENPAWYTAYTPYQPEISQGRLEALLNFQTLVSDLTGMQIANASLLDEATAAAEAMTFCKRLAKNKAPAFFASRHCHPQTLDVLCTRARPLGIEVVIGDEATLGGQPLDGYFGLLLQYPASTGEIVDHRALVQCAHAAGALVSVSADLLALTLLAPPGEWGADVVIGSAQRFGVPLGFGGPHAAYFATRDAFKRDMPGRLVGVSIDRFGKPALRLAMQTREQHIRREKATSNICTAQVLLANIASMYAVYHGPQGLAQIARRVHRLTAILVQGLRQLGHQVEQAHFFDTFSVLTTRPVADVLAAANAARLNLRLIDDVRVGVALDETCEQESVEALWQVFAAAGQALPDFAALAVDGADCLPRVLLRDTPFLQHPVFNRYHSETELMRYLRRLGDKDLALDRSMIALGSCTMKLNAASEMIPITWPEFGALHPFAPAGQSLGYRQLTDELEAMLCAATGYDAMSLQPNAGSQGEYAGLLAIRAYHASRGEAGRDVCLIPSSAHGTNPATAQMAGMQVVVINCDERGNVDVADLQQKAEQHKANLAALMITYPSTHGVFEDGITRICEIIHECGGQVYLDGANMNAMVGLCAPGKFGGDVSHLNLHKTFCIPHGGGGPGVGPIGVKAHLAPFLPGHGHLPKQQGAVSAAPYGSASILPITWMYIRMMGGAGLKRASQLAILSANYVARRLEEHYPVLYTGENGLVAHECILDLRPLKDSSGIGVEDVAKRLIDFGFHAPTMSFPVAGTLMVEPTESESKEELDRFCAAMICIREEIRAVENGTVDKLDNPLKNAPHTARELVGDWAHSYSRELAVYPLGDLRESKYWPPVGRVDNVYGDRNLACACPPLSSYQDA